GTGCTGGCGGATGAGATGCTTCGTCGTTGCGGGTTCGCCCGGAAAAGCGCCCGCCCGCGACGCTCCTCAGCATGACTCTTCCTATAATGATTATTGGTCCAACCGCAACTATGGAAGCCATTTAGCATCTAATCTAGTACCGTTAAAGAGCCTATGAAACGCATATTGTTCCCCGTACTTGCCGCCCTGGCACTGATCGCACTCCTGGCCGGCGCAGCTTTTGCTCAGAGCAACGACGATGCCGGACAAGGTCCGCTCGATCCCTCGCAGCCGAAGAACATTTCGGTGGACCAGATCATCCAGAAGTTCGCCGCCAAGGAAGCCGACTTCAAGCAGGCGCGCGAGAACTACACCTACCGGCAGACGGTGAAGATCCAGACGCTGGATGGCGACACGGTCGACGGCGAGTATCAGCAGGTCTCGGACATCCTGTTCGACGAACGCGGCCGCCGCACCGAGAACGTGGTATTCGCGCCGCAGTCCACGCTGCGGAAAGTGAGCATGTCCCCGCAGGACGAAGAGGACATCCGCAAGACCATGCCGTTCGTGCTGACGTCGCAGGAGATCCCCGATTACAGCATCAACTACGTGGGCCAGCAGCGCGTCGACGAGCTCGACACCTTCGTGTTCGACGTCTCGCCCCGGCGCATGGAAAAAGATCGCCGTTACTTCGAAGGACGCATCTGGGTGGACCGGCAAGACCTGCAGATCGTGATGACGCATGGCAAGCCCGTCCCCGACGTCCGCGGCAAGAACAACGAGAACCTGTTCCCGAAATTCACCACCTGGCGCGAGCAGGTCGACGGCAGATACTGGTTCCCAACGTACACTCGCGCGGACGATTATCTGCAGTTCAAGAGCGGGCCGGTGCATATCCGCGAGGTGATCAAGTACACCGACTACAAGCGGTTCGGATCCAACACGAAGATCACGTACGAGGGGCAGGAAGTGGAAAAGAAACCGGAAGGCCAACCACAGCAACCTCCGAAATAAGTCCTTGGAGTGGTGAAGAGAGCCTCGCCGAACAGGCGAGGCTTTTTCTATTGGCGATTGACGATTGTCGACTGCCGATTTAGCGTTCCCTGTTCCAGCCTGGGTTCGGGGGAGTAACCGATGAGATCGTCGATCGGCAATTGGAAATCGGCATTCGTGATCGTCTTGATGGTCGCGCTGTGCGGCCTAGCGCTCGCACAGAAGCGTCCCTTCAGCTTCAAGGACATGATGGCGCTGAAGCGCGTGGGGGAGCCAGTACCGTCGCCGGACGGGAAGTGGGTTCTGTTCTCGGCGGTCGACGTAGACCTCGAGAAGAACACGCGCACGCCGCACATCTGGATCGTGCCAACCGCAGGCGGCGATGCTCGCCAGATCACCAAGGGCACCCGCGAAGACAGGCCGCGCTGGTCGCCGGACGGGAAGAGGTTCTCGTATCTGGGTCGTGGCGACGATGGCCAGCAGGTCTACACCTTCGACTTTGACAGCGCGACCGGACAGGCGGTTGCGGACTCGAGCAAGAAGATCACCAGCGTCTCGACCGAAGCCGACGGCGAGCTGTGGTCACCGGACGGCAAGTGGATATTGTTCACGTCCGGTGTCTATCCCGACTGCAAAGACGATACGTGCAACAAGCGGAAAGATGAGCAGCAGGCAAAGTCAAAGGTGAAAGCTTCCATGTTCACCGAGCTGTTCTACCGGCACTGGAGCGCGTATCGCGGGCCGAAGCGCTCGCACTTGTTCGTAGTGTCAACGAATGGAGGGACCACGCGCGATATCACTCCCGGCGCGCATGATGTGCCGCCATTCTCGCTCGGTGGGCAGGACGCGTATGCGTGGTCTCCGGACTCGAAGGAGATCGCGTACACATCGGATATCACCGAAGTAGAAGCCACGAGCACGAACTCCGACTTGTTCACGTTAGACGTCGCGACAGGGAAGTCGACCCAGATCACGACCAACAAGGGCGCGGACGGGACGCCGCTGTACTCGCCGGATGGGAAGTACATCGCCTATCGCGCACAGTTCCGCGGCGGATACGAGAGCGACCGCTGGCGGCTGATGCTGTACGAGCGCGCGACGGGGAAGAGCAAGAATTTGACGGAGAAGTTCGACCGCTGGGTGGGGACGTTTGTGTGGTACCCCGCCTCGGACTCGCTTGCGTTCGTCGCAGAGGACAAGGGCGAGTCTCCAATTCTCTTCGTCGAGTGGAGAGGAGCGACCGTTGCGGAAGTCATTGGCAATGGTCATTACGACGACTTGGCGATCATCAACGATGGAGGCAGGGGCAAGCTGGTCTTCTCGGGGATGTCGGTCCAGCGACCCAATGAGCTATTTATCGAGTCTAGTCAGCCGGGGAAGCAGTCGGTCGCCATGCAACTCACCCACATGAACGACGCCGTCCTCTCGCAAGTCCA
The nucleotide sequence above comes from Acidobacteriota bacterium. Encoded proteins:
- a CDS encoding S9 family peptidase, with product MRSSIGNWKSAFVIVLMVALCGLALAQKRPFSFKDMMALKRVGEPVPSPDGKWVLFSAVDVDLEKNTRTPHIWIVPTAGGDARQITKGTREDRPRWSPDGKRFSYLGRGDDGQQVYTFDFDSATGQAVADSSKKITSVSTEADGELWSPDGKWILFTSGVYPDCKDDTCNKRKDEQQAKSKVKASMFTELFYRHWSAYRGPKRSHLFVVSTNGGTTRDITPGAHDVPPFSLGGQDAYAWSPDSKEIAYTSDITEVEATSTNSDLFTLDVATGKSTQITTNKGADGTPLYSPDGKYIAYRAQFRGGYESDRWRLMLYERATGKSKNLTEKFDRWVGTFVWYPASDSLAFVAEDKGESPILFVEWRGATVAEVIGNGHYDDLAIINDGGRGKLVFSGMSVQRPNELFIESSQPGKQSVAMQLTHMNDAVLSQVQMQPLEPFWFTGAVGKKVEGFIVKPPNFDAKEKYPVKFLIHGGPQGAWGDSWSYRWNAELFAASGYVVVMVNPRGSTGYGQAFIDDINGDWGGKAYQDLMLGLDYVQAKYPYIDKTRTCAMGASFGGYMVNWMQGHTNRFQCVVSHDGIFNTESAYGTTEELWFPEWEFKGTPWTSRLLYRKWSPHNYAAEIGRNRMPTLVIHGQLDYRLDVSQGFDLFTTLQRLKVPSKMLYFPDEGHWVLKPQNSQLWYETVNGWVDQYLKPQAK